One window from the genome of Limibacillus sp. encodes:
- a CDS encoding pseudoazurin: MWKESLLAAALTLTVVPLASAETFEVKMLNKGEMGGMVFEPAYVKAQPGDTVVFLPTDKGHNAESIKGMLPAGAESFKSAFNQEFSLTLESEGFYGVKCTPHYALGMIALIEVGTPQNAEEAQAVKHPGKAGKRFEAVFEKAGL, from the coding sequence ATGTGGAAAGAATCACTGCTGGCTGCCGCCCTGACCCTGACGGTCGTCCCTTTGGCCTCGGCTGAGACCTTCGAGGTCAAGATGCTGAACAAGGGCGAAATGGGCGGCATGGTGTTCGAGCCCGCCTATGTGAAGGCGCAGCCTGGCGATACCGTGGTCTTCCTGCCCACCGACAAGGGGCACAATGCCGAAAGCATCAAGGGGATGCTGCCCGCCGGAGCCGAGAGCTTCAAAAGCGCCTTCAATCAGGAGTTCAGCCTCACGCTCGAAAGCGAAGGCTTCTATGGCGTGAAGTGCACCCCGCACTACGCCTTGGGCATGATCGCTTTGATCGAGGTCGGAACGCCTCAGAACGCTGAAGAGGCGCAGGCCGTCAAGCACCCTGGAAAAGCAGGCAAGCGCTTTGAAGCCGTGTTTGAGAAAGCGGGGCTCTGA